Proteins co-encoded in one Eriocheir sinensis breed Jianghai 21 chromosome 5, ASM2467909v1, whole genome shotgun sequence genomic window:
- the LOC126982512 gene encoding uncharacterized protein LOC126982512, producing MKGPALIVVMVVMAVVVMAVVVTGRVQTPPPYDPETFWPEFFNNVTADVCRNKEELCKTNTFCYAIIAPEKIETEEAAAIARTNATLCAAEAGFTNADFSTLTVKSILDAEKEDVEFNFVKFFGQFGVTRDQLPLMLECLLNMAEHLPRLKECLVSSHGESP from the exons ATGAAGGGCCCGGCgttaatagtggtgatggtggtgatggcggtggtggtgatggcggtggtggtgacgggccgCGTGCAGACACCCCCCCCATATGACCCCGAAACTTTCTGGCCCGAATTCTTCAATAACGTTA CCGCTGACGTGTGCCGCAACAAGGAGGAGCTGTGTAAGACCAACACCTTCTGCTATGCCATCATCGCCCCCGAGAAGATAGAGACGGAGGAGGCCGCCGCCATCGCGAGGACCAACGCGACATTGTGTGCCGCGGAGGCCGGGTTTACGAATGCTGACTTCTCCACCTTAACTGTCA AGAGCATCCTGGACGCCGAGAAGGAGGACGTAGAATTCAACTTTGTGAAGTTCTTTGGGCAGTTCGGTGTGACCAGAGACCAACTGCCGCTAATGCTGGAGTGCCTTTTAAACATGGCTGAGCAT CTTCCCAGGTTGAAGGAATGTCTGGTCTCAAGTCACGGCGAGTCCCCCTAg